In a single window of the Gossypium hirsutum isolate 1008001.06 chromosome A13, Gossypium_hirsutum_v2.1, whole genome shotgun sequence genome:
- the LOC107893566 gene encoding peroxidase 3, producing the protein MAGTSSARIVLVVVSGVLALIGSAQAQLQMNFYASSCPKAEQIVLDYVKQNIPNAPSLAASFLRMHFHDCIVRGCDASVLLNSTSGQVEKNAVPNRTLRGFDFIERVKSLLEAECPGVVSCADILALVARDSVLTTGDPFWNVPTGRRDGVISNITEANANIPSPFHNFTTLLTLFSNQGLNLTDLVLLSGGHTIGISHCPAVSRRLYNSTGAGGIDPTMDSEYAENLKANKCKTASDNTTILDMDPGSRKTFDLSYYSLLLKRRGLFQSDAALTTDSTSLAFINQLLTSSPQFFFDEFAKAMEKMGRVNVKTGSEGQIRKQCALVNN; encoded by the exons ATGGCAGGAACAAGCTCTGCGCGGATTGTTTTAGTTGTTGTGTCTGGTGTTTTAGCATTGATTGGGTCAGCACAGGCTCAACTGCAGATGAACTTTTATGCCAGCAGCTGTCCTAAAGCCGAGCAGATTGTGCTGGACTATGTTAAACAGAACATCCCTAATGCCCCATCCCTCGCTGCTTCTTTCTTAAGAATGCACTTCCATGATTGCATTGTCAGG GGCTGTGATGCATCAGTGCTTCTAAACTCCACATCTGGCCAAGTAGAGAAGAATGCAGTCCCAAATCGAACACTGAGGGGCTTTGATTTCATTGAAAGAGTGAAGAGCCTCCTCGAAGCCGAATGCCCTGGCGTTGTCTCTTGTGCCGATATCCTCGCTTTGGTTGCCAGAGACTCTGTGTTAACCACT GGAGATCCATTTTGGAATGTTCCAACAGGAAGAAGAGATGGTGTGATATCCAATATCACCGAAGCAAATGCCAACATTCCAAGCCCTTTCCACAACTTCACTACTCTCCTTACTCTTTTCAGTAACCAAGGACTTAACTTGACCGACTTAGTTCTCCTATCTG GTGGTCACACCATCGGCATATCCCATTGCCCGGCTGTTTCGCGCCGACTGTACAATTCCACCGGCGCCGGCGGAATCGACCCAACCATGGACAGCGAGTACGCTGAAAACCTCAAGGCCAACAAGTGTAAAACCGCGAGCGATAACACCACAATACTTGACATGGACCCTGGGAGTCGGAAAACCTTCGATCTTAGCTATTACTCACTCTTGCTCAAAAGAAGGGGTCTTTTCCAATCCGATGCTGCTTTAACCACTGATTCAACCAGCTTGGCTTTCATCAACCAGCTCCTTACCAGTTCCCCACAGTTCTTCTTTGATGAGTTTGCCAAAGCCATGGAGAAAATGGGTCGGGTTAATGTTAAGACTGGATCCGAAGGCCAGATCCGGAAGCAATGTGCCCTTGTCaacaactaa
- the LOC107893565 gene encoding LOW QUALITY PROTEIN: peroxidase 3 (The sequence of the model RefSeq protein was modified relative to this genomic sequence to represent the inferred CDS: inserted 1 base in 1 codon) produces the protein MAGTSSARIVLVVVSGVLALIGSAQAQLQMNFYASSCPKAEQIVLDYVKQNIPNAPSLAASFLRMHFHDCIVRGCDASVLLNSTSGQAEKNAVPNLTLXGFDFIERVKSLLEAECPGVVSCADILALVARDSVLTTGGPFWNVPTGRRDGVISNITEANANIPSPFHNFTTLLTLFSNQGLNLTDLVLLSGGHTIGISHCPAVSRRLYNSTGAGGIDPTMDSEYAENLKANKCKTASDNTTILEMDPGSRKTFDLSYYSLLLKRRGLFQSDAALTTDSTSLAFINQLLTSSPQFFFDEFAKAMEKMGRVNVKTGSEGQIRKQCALVNN, from the exons ATGGCAGGAACAAGCTCTGCGCGGATTGTTTTAGTTGTTGTGTCTGGTGTTTTAGCATTGATTGGGTCAGCACAGGCTCAACTGCAGATGAACTTTTATGCCAGCAGCTGTCCTAAAGCCGAGCAGATTGTGCTGGACTATGTTAAACAGAACATCCCTAATGCCCCATCCCTCGCTGCTTCTTTCTTAAGAATGCACTTCCATGATTGCATTGTCAGG GGCTGTGATGCATCAGTGCTTCTAAACTCCACATCTGGCCAAGCAGAGAAGAATGCAGTCCCAAATCTAACAC AGGGCTTTGATTTCATTGAAAGAGTGAAGAGCCTCCTCGAAGCCGAATGCCCTGGCGTTGTCTCTTGTGCCGATATCCTCGCTTTGGTTGCCAGAGACTCTGTGTTAACCACT GGAGGTCCATTTTGGAATGTTCCAACAGGAAGAAGAGACGGTGTGATATCCAATATCACCGAAGCAAATGCCAACATTCCAAGCCCTTTCCACAACTTCACTACTCTCCTTACTCTTTTCAGTAACCAAGGACTTAACTTGACCGACTTAGTTCTCCTATCTG GTGGTCACACCATCGGCATATCCCATTGCCCGGCTGTTTCGCGCCGACTGTACAATTCCACCGGCGCCGGCGGAATCGACCCAACCATGGACAGCGAGTACGCTGAAAACCTCAAGGCCAACAAGTGTAAAACCGCGAGCGATAACACCACAATACTTGAGATGGACCCTGGGAGTCGGAAAACCTTCGATCTTAGCTACTACTCACTCTTGCTCAAAAGAAGGGGTCTTTTCCAATCCGATGCTGCTTTAACCACTGATTCAACCAGCTTGGCTTTCATCAACCAGCTCCTTACCAGTTCCCCACAGTTCTTCTTTGATGAGTTTGCCAAAGCCATGGAGAAAATGGGTCGGGTTAATGTTAAGACTGGATCCGAAGGCCAGATCCGGAAGCAATGTGCCCTTGTCAACAActaa